From one Oncorhynchus clarkii lewisi isolate Uvic-CL-2024 chromosome 6, UVic_Ocla_1.0, whole genome shotgun sequence genomic stretch:
- the LOC139410739 gene encoding very low-density lipoprotein receptor-like isoform X1: MAFCLLLCIAILEITVLSAAAQTPLNCNLGTKPCKDGSECVLHQHVCDGEADCRDGSDEEDCTVACNNGQFLCAHGKKCIDQWQVCDGVAQCQDRSDELDCLNSMEGCVHHCDNKTRCLPDTFLCDGERDCLDGTDEANCDSDSTDNLKSHHNVAEDGNNGNTTMSAPAPLKCPFGTKPCRDRIECVLYNHVCDGEADCKDGSDEEECILECERGQFQCAHGKKCIDQRQVCDGVAQCQDRSDELDCLNSMEGCTHHCDKTRCLPDTFLCDGERDCLDGTDEANCADESCNSGEFRCTSGQCLSVSMRCDGHPDCRDRSDEESCTEPPQCTTKLRCPQSQECLLEEWVCDREQDCKDGSDEKNCKMVQLKCGDFQWACTSKSQCVPKAWRCDGTKDCADESDEAGCGQVATCPSHQFQCGSTWECLDTALVCNTVRNCANGSDEGGNCQAKCPDKTQCAHNCYSTPHGTRCGCKAGYRLQEDTVSCVDIDECEGGRPGVCSHLCVNTQGSFQCHCYPGYLLESDGRRCKITGEPYLLASVQTELFLFGLRSSSLDVLVSSAKKAILSLDYDWRDQKVYWVSLDSESIKWSSLDQKKRGTLVKGIKSDCIAVDWVGRNLYWIDGIGGGRIIAVGLNSTIINSMDLTVILDEDFEQPRSLALLPQKGIMFWSEIGNEVKIERAGMDGSERRVVVSHSLSWPGGLAVDTLGERIYWTDEKLRCIGSANLDGGDIELLQMMETTNPFSVTVYNDLLYWSDTRRRTIQRAHKITGKNRKVLLKRPGQPFGLKIIHPLLQTSNERPCENLRCSHLCVLGPGPKGVCKCPSGLLLAEDGLTCSNLVNSAFLLVLSPTVVTQIYLQTMHSAVGLKSWPEHLALPLPNVNEAAMLDYTLQDQTLYLADSGQSSVVLFKLKETGLVPRGQFLQLKGDTVTALALDWITLSVYWSSTKQPRLQVTSSSGEYTAVLIQDIGSLESIALHPLSGRLCFTNLAKQGEGAQVECAHMDGVKRAPVWKDAFQPTSLTFSNKGNEIYWADIGYGVIGSVRVDGTGYKEFKTGDGLTAFALSNGMLLWVTDSDTTKVWYRDDPLTKKLWFEVNTEIVSLKAYSKSSQMGSNLCSDGNGDCSHLCLALPGGRTCRCAHDHYPVNVTYCAPDQHCPAGSRPCLDGHTCFPLEKFCDGHPDCPDTSDENCVDLKGKSVKAKAPNQLPSPSFPIPADPGSTSLDNSWLVRNLEAQQCSEKHCNGNGECVETNGGISCACGLGYSGDSCQNQLTKTMQGPLIYGAIGLCAAIIVISVLAAVVKRKIANTRIANPVAKQTSMIELEKGEGCEGASPNSDFAEEVVSVD, from the exons ATGGCTTTCTGTTTGCTTCTGTGTATAGCAATTTTGGAAATCACAG TATTGAGTGCAGCAGCGCAGACCCCGTTGAACTGCAACCTGGGCACCAAACCTTGCAAGGATGGATCTGAGTGTGTACTCCACCAACATGTGTGCGACGGAGAAGCCGACTGTAGGGATGGTTCTGATGAGGAGGACTGCACTGTCGCATGCAATAATG GCCAGTTTCTGTGTGCCCATGGGAAGAAATGCATTGACCAGTGGCAGGTGTGTGACGGTGTGGCCCAGTGTCAAGACCGCTCTGATGAGTTGGACTGCCTGAATTCCATGGAGGGCTGTGTTCACCACTGTGACAACAAGACCCGCTGCCTCCCAGACACCTTCCtctgtgatggagagagggactgcCTGGATGGCACTGACGAAGCCAACTGCG ATTCAGACTCTACTGATAATCTTAAAAGTCATCACAATGTTGCTGAGGATGGCAACAATGGGAATACCACAATGTCTGCACCAGCACCCCTCAAGTGCCCTTTTGGCACTAAACCATGCCGGGACAGGATTGAGTGTGTTCTTTACAACCATGTGTGCGATGGAGAGGCGGACTGTAAGGATGGCTCGGATGAGGAAGAGTGTATATTAGAATGTGAACGTG GCCAGTTTCAGTGTGCACATGGGAAGAAATGCATTGACCAGAGGCAGGTGTGTGACGGTGTGGCCCAGTGTCAGGACCGCTCTGATGAGTTGGACTGCCTGAATTCCATGGAGGGCTGTACTCACCACTGTGACAAGACCCGCTGCCTCCCAGACACCTTCCTCTGTGACGGAGAGAGGGACTGCCTGGATGGCACTGATGAGGCCAACTGTG CTGATGAGAGCTGCAATAGTGGGGAGTTCCGTTGCACCAGTGGTCAGTGTTTATCCGTAAGCATGCGCTGTGATGGGCATCCTGACTGTCGAGATCGCTCTGACGAGGAGAGCTGCACCGAGCCCCCCCAGTGCACCACCAAGCTCCGGTGCCCACAAAGCCAGGAGTGCCTGCTGGAGGAGTGGGTCTGTGACAGGGAGCAGGACTGTAAAGATGGCTCTGATGAAAAG AATTGCAAGATGGTCCAATTGAAGTGTGGCGATTTCCAGTGGGCCTGTACATCTAAGAGCCAGTGTGTTCCCAAAGCATGGAGATGTGATGGAACAAAGGACTGCGCTGATGAAAGTGATGAGGCAGGAT GTGGTCAGGTAGCAACATGCCCCTCTCATCAGTTCCAGTGTGGCAGTACGTGGGAGTGTTTGGACACAGCCCTGGTGTGTAACACGGTCAGGAACTGTGCTAATGGTTCTGACGAGGGTGGCAACTGCCAAGCAAAGTGTCCAGACAAAACCCAATGTGCCCATAACTGTTACAGCACACCACATGGAACG AGGTGTGGCTGCAAGGCTGGTTACCGACTCCAAGaggacacagtgtcctgtgttgATATTGATGAGTGTGAAGGCGGTAGACCAGGTGTTTGCAGCCACCTATGTGTCAACACCCAGGGCTCCTTCCAGTGTCATTGCTACCCTGGTTACCTGCTGGAATCTGATGGTCGCCGCTGCAAGATCACAG GTGAGCCCTACCTACTGGCCTCTGTGCAGACTGAGCTGTTCCTGTTTGGGCTGAGAAGCAGCAGTCTGGATGTCCTGGTGTCCTCTGCTAAGAAAGCCATCCTGTCCCTGGACTATGACTGGAGGGATCAGAAAGTGTACTGGGTCAGCCTGGATTCAGAGAGCATCAAATGGTCTTCTCTAGACCAGAAAAAGAGAGGAACTCTTGTCAAAG GCATCAAATCTGATTGCATTGCTGTTGACTGGGTAGGGAGAAACCTGTACTGGATTGATGGCATTGGAGGTGGTCGGATTATTGCTGTTGGATTAAACTCAACCATCATAAACTCTATGGATCTCACAGTCATCCTCGATGAGGACTTCGAACAACCTCGCTCTCTGGCACTCCTGCCACAGAAGGG GATCATGTTCTGGTCGGAGATTGGTAACGAGGTGAAGATTGAGCGGGCGGGAATGGACGGGTCTGAGAGGAGAGTAGTGGTCAGTCACAGCCTCAGCTGGCCAGGCGGTCTGGCTGTGGACACACTAGGGGAGAGGATCTACTGGACAGACGAGAAGCTCCGGTGCATCGGCTCAGCCAACCTGGATGGCGGGGACATTGAG CTTCTGCAGATGATGGAGACCACCAATCCGTTCTCTGTCACAGTTTACAATGACCTGCTCTACTGGTCAGACACCAGGAGGAGAACTATTCAAAGGGCTCATAAAATCACTGGAAAGAACCGCAAAGTTCTACTCAAACGACCTGGACAACCTTTTGGACTGAAA ATCATTCATCCACTTCTGCAGACAAGCAATGAGCGTCCCTGTGAGAACCTTCGTTGCTCTCACCTGTGTGTGCTGGGCCCAGGCCCCAAAGGGGTCTGCAAGTGTCCTTCTGGTCTGCTCCTAGCTGAGGATGGCCTCACCTGCTCCAACCTGGTCAACTCTGCCTTCCTCTTGGTGCTCTCGCCAACTGTTGTCACACAG atctACCTGCAGACCATGCACAGTGCTGTGGGTCTGAAAAGCTGGCCGGAGCACCTCGCCCTACCTCTCCCCAATGTCAACGAGGCAGCGATGTTGGATTACACCCTGCAAGATCAGACTCTGTACCTAGCTGACTCTGGCCAATCGTCTGTAGTCCTCTTCAAGCTGAAGGAGACCGGCTTGGTGCCTCGCGGCCAGTTCCTGCAACTCAAAGGGGACACAGTTACAGCCCTGGCTCTAGACTGGATAACCCTCAGCGTATACTGGAGTAGCACCAAGCAGCCACGGCTGCAGGTCACCTCTTCCAGTGGGGAATACACTGCTGTGTTAATTCAGGATATTGGAAGTCTGGAGTCCATAGCGCTTCACCCACTCAGTGGAAGACTCTGTTTTACCAACCTGGCCAAGCAGGGGGAAGGCGCTCAGGTGGAGTGTGCTCACATGGATGGGGTGAAGCGCGCTCCGGTGTGGAAGGATGCTTTTCAGCCCACCTCCCTGACTTTCTCCAACAAGGGCAATGAGATCTACTGGGCTGACATCG GTTATGGGGTGATCGGCTCTGTCAGAGTTGATGGTACTGGATACAAGGAGTTTAAGACTGGGGATGGCCTGACTGCATTTGCACTCAGCAACGGAATGCTCCTCTGGGTGACAGACAGTG ACACAACCAAAGTTTGGTATAGAGATGATCCATTGACTAAGAAGCTTTGGTTCGAGGTAAACACTGAAATTGTCAGTTTGAAGGCGTACAGCAAGTCCAGCCAGATGG GTTCCAACCTCTGCTCAGATGGGAATGGAGACTGCAGTCACTTGTGTTTGGCTCTTCCTGGTGGTAGGACCTGTAGGTGTGCCCATGACCATTACCCAGTCAATGTCACATACTGCGCCCCAGACCAGCACTGCCCAGCTGGAAGTAGACCCTGTCTGGATGGGCACACATGCTTCCCCTTGGAGAAGTTCTGTGACGGACATCCTGACTGCCCTGACACTTCAGATGAGAACT GTGTCGATCTCAAAGGGAAGTCTGTCAAGGCCAAAGCCCCAAACCAGCTTCCCAGTCCCAGCTTTCCTATACCTGCAGATCCTGGCTCCACCTCTCTGGACAATAGTTGGCTGGTGAGAAACCTGGAAGCCCAGCAGTGTAGTGAAAAGCACTGCAATGGGAATGGGGAGTGTGTGGAGACCAATGGGGGCATCTCCTGTGCCTGTGGTTTAGGCTACAGTGGCGACTCCTGTCAAAACCAGCTCACCAAGACTATGCAAGGCCCACTCATCTATGGGGCCATTGGCCTCTGTGCTGCAATTATTGTTATCAGTGTCCTCGCTGCGGTGGTTAAGAGGAAGATTGCAAACACAAG GATTGCCAACCCTGTTGCAAAGCAGACTAGTATGATTGAGCTGGAGAAGGGTGAAGGTTGTGAAGGAGCTTCACCTAACAGTGACTTTGCAGAG GAAGTGGTGTCTGTGGATTAA
- the LOC139410739 gene encoding very low-density lipoprotein receptor-like isoform X3, with protein MEGCVHHCDNKTRCLPDTFLCDGERDCLDGTDEANCDSDSTDNLKSHHNVAEDGNNGNTTMSAPAPLKCPFGTKPCRDRIECVLYNHVCDGEADCKDGSDEEECILECERGQFQCAHGKKCIDQRQVCDGVAQCQDRSDELDCLNSMEGCTHHCDKTRCLPDTFLCDGERDCLDGTDEANCADESCNSGEFRCTSGQCLSVSMRCDGHPDCRDRSDEESCTEPPQCTTKLRCPQSQECLLEEWVCDREQDCKDGSDEKNCKMVQLKCGDFQWACTSKSQCVPKAWRCDGTKDCADESDEAGCGQVATCPSHQFQCGSTWECLDTALVCNTVRNCANGSDEGGNCQAKCPDKTQCAHNCYSTPHGTRCGCKAGYRLQEDTVSCVDIDECEGGRPGVCSHLCVNTQGSFQCHCYPGYLLESDGRRCKITGEPYLLASVQTELFLFGLRSSSLDVLVSSAKKAILSLDYDWRDQKVYWVSLDSESIKWSSLDQKKRGTLVKGIKSDCIAVDWVGRNLYWIDGIGGGRIIAVGLNSTIINSMDLTVILDEDFEQPRSLALLPQKGIMFWSEIGNEVKIERAGMDGSERRVVVSHSLSWPGGLAVDTLGERIYWTDEKLRCIGSANLDGGDIELLQMMETTNPFSVTVYNDLLYWSDTRRRTIQRAHKITGKNRKVLLKRPGQPFGLKIIHPLLQTSNERPCENLRCSHLCVLGPGPKGVCKCPSGLLLAEDGLTCSNLVNSAFLLVLSPTVVTQIYLQTMHSAVGLKSWPEHLALPLPNVNEAAMLDYTLQDQTLYLADSGQSSVVLFKLKETGLVPRGQFLQLKGDTVTALALDWITLSVYWSSTKQPRLQVTSSSGEYTAVLIQDIGSLESIALHPLSGRLCFTNLAKQGEGAQVECAHMDGVKRAPVWKDAFQPTSLTFSNKGNEIYWADIGYGVIGSVRVDGTGYKEFKTGDGLTAFALSNGMLLWVTDSDTTKVWYRDDPLTKKLWFEVNTEIVSLKAYSKSSQMGSNLCSDGNGDCSHLCLALPGGRTCRCAHDHYPVNVTYCAPDQHCPAGSRPCLDGHTCFPLEKFCDGHPDCPDTSDENCVDLKGKSVKAKAPNQLPSPSFPIPADPGSTSLDNSWLVRNLEAQQCSEKHCNGNGECVETNGGISCACGLGYSGDSCQNQLTKTMQGPLIYGAIGLCAAIIVISVLAAVVKRKIANTRIANPVAKQTSMIELEKGEGCEGASPNSDFAEEVVSVD; from the exons ATGGAGGGCTGTGTTCACCACTGTGACAACAAGACCCGCTGCCTCCCAGACACCTTCCtctgtgatggagagagggactgcCTGGATGGCACTGACGAAGCCAACTGCG ATTCAGACTCTACTGATAATCTTAAAAGTCATCACAATGTTGCTGAGGATGGCAACAATGGGAATACCACAATGTCTGCACCAGCACCCCTCAAGTGCCCTTTTGGCACTAAACCATGCCGGGACAGGATTGAGTGTGTTCTTTACAACCATGTGTGCGATGGAGAGGCGGACTGTAAGGATGGCTCGGATGAGGAAGAGTGTATATTAGAATGTGAACGTG GCCAGTTTCAGTGTGCACATGGGAAGAAATGCATTGACCAGAGGCAGGTGTGTGACGGTGTGGCCCAGTGTCAGGACCGCTCTGATGAGTTGGACTGCCTGAATTCCATGGAGGGCTGTACTCACCACTGTGACAAGACCCGCTGCCTCCCAGACACCTTCCTCTGTGACGGAGAGAGGGACTGCCTGGATGGCACTGATGAGGCCAACTGTG CTGATGAGAGCTGCAATAGTGGGGAGTTCCGTTGCACCAGTGGTCAGTGTTTATCCGTAAGCATGCGCTGTGATGGGCATCCTGACTGTCGAGATCGCTCTGACGAGGAGAGCTGCACCGAGCCCCCCCAGTGCACCACCAAGCTCCGGTGCCCACAAAGCCAGGAGTGCCTGCTGGAGGAGTGGGTCTGTGACAGGGAGCAGGACTGTAAAGATGGCTCTGATGAAAAG AATTGCAAGATGGTCCAATTGAAGTGTGGCGATTTCCAGTGGGCCTGTACATCTAAGAGCCAGTGTGTTCCCAAAGCATGGAGATGTGATGGAACAAAGGACTGCGCTGATGAAAGTGATGAGGCAGGAT GTGGTCAGGTAGCAACATGCCCCTCTCATCAGTTCCAGTGTGGCAGTACGTGGGAGTGTTTGGACACAGCCCTGGTGTGTAACACGGTCAGGAACTGTGCTAATGGTTCTGACGAGGGTGGCAACTGCCAAGCAAAGTGTCCAGACAAAACCCAATGTGCCCATAACTGTTACAGCACACCACATGGAACG AGGTGTGGCTGCAAGGCTGGTTACCGACTCCAAGaggacacagtgtcctgtgttgATATTGATGAGTGTGAAGGCGGTAGACCAGGTGTTTGCAGCCACCTATGTGTCAACACCCAGGGCTCCTTCCAGTGTCATTGCTACCCTGGTTACCTGCTGGAATCTGATGGTCGCCGCTGCAAGATCACAG GTGAGCCCTACCTACTGGCCTCTGTGCAGACTGAGCTGTTCCTGTTTGGGCTGAGAAGCAGCAGTCTGGATGTCCTGGTGTCCTCTGCTAAGAAAGCCATCCTGTCCCTGGACTATGACTGGAGGGATCAGAAAGTGTACTGGGTCAGCCTGGATTCAGAGAGCATCAAATGGTCTTCTCTAGACCAGAAAAAGAGAGGAACTCTTGTCAAAG GCATCAAATCTGATTGCATTGCTGTTGACTGGGTAGGGAGAAACCTGTACTGGATTGATGGCATTGGAGGTGGTCGGATTATTGCTGTTGGATTAAACTCAACCATCATAAACTCTATGGATCTCACAGTCATCCTCGATGAGGACTTCGAACAACCTCGCTCTCTGGCACTCCTGCCACAGAAGGG GATCATGTTCTGGTCGGAGATTGGTAACGAGGTGAAGATTGAGCGGGCGGGAATGGACGGGTCTGAGAGGAGAGTAGTGGTCAGTCACAGCCTCAGCTGGCCAGGCGGTCTGGCTGTGGACACACTAGGGGAGAGGATCTACTGGACAGACGAGAAGCTCCGGTGCATCGGCTCAGCCAACCTGGATGGCGGGGACATTGAG CTTCTGCAGATGATGGAGACCACCAATCCGTTCTCTGTCACAGTTTACAATGACCTGCTCTACTGGTCAGACACCAGGAGGAGAACTATTCAAAGGGCTCATAAAATCACTGGAAAGAACCGCAAAGTTCTACTCAAACGACCTGGACAACCTTTTGGACTGAAA ATCATTCATCCACTTCTGCAGACAAGCAATGAGCGTCCCTGTGAGAACCTTCGTTGCTCTCACCTGTGTGTGCTGGGCCCAGGCCCCAAAGGGGTCTGCAAGTGTCCTTCTGGTCTGCTCCTAGCTGAGGATGGCCTCACCTGCTCCAACCTGGTCAACTCTGCCTTCCTCTTGGTGCTCTCGCCAACTGTTGTCACACAG atctACCTGCAGACCATGCACAGTGCTGTGGGTCTGAAAAGCTGGCCGGAGCACCTCGCCCTACCTCTCCCCAATGTCAACGAGGCAGCGATGTTGGATTACACCCTGCAAGATCAGACTCTGTACCTAGCTGACTCTGGCCAATCGTCTGTAGTCCTCTTCAAGCTGAAGGAGACCGGCTTGGTGCCTCGCGGCCAGTTCCTGCAACTCAAAGGGGACACAGTTACAGCCCTGGCTCTAGACTGGATAACCCTCAGCGTATACTGGAGTAGCACCAAGCAGCCACGGCTGCAGGTCACCTCTTCCAGTGGGGAATACACTGCTGTGTTAATTCAGGATATTGGAAGTCTGGAGTCCATAGCGCTTCACCCACTCAGTGGAAGACTCTGTTTTACCAACCTGGCCAAGCAGGGGGAAGGCGCTCAGGTGGAGTGTGCTCACATGGATGGGGTGAAGCGCGCTCCGGTGTGGAAGGATGCTTTTCAGCCCACCTCCCTGACTTTCTCCAACAAGGGCAATGAGATCTACTGGGCTGACATCG GTTATGGGGTGATCGGCTCTGTCAGAGTTGATGGTACTGGATACAAGGAGTTTAAGACTGGGGATGGCCTGACTGCATTTGCACTCAGCAACGGAATGCTCCTCTGGGTGACAGACAGTG ACACAACCAAAGTTTGGTATAGAGATGATCCATTGACTAAGAAGCTTTGGTTCGAGGTAAACACTGAAATTGTCAGTTTGAAGGCGTACAGCAAGTCCAGCCAGATGG GTTCCAACCTCTGCTCAGATGGGAATGGAGACTGCAGTCACTTGTGTTTGGCTCTTCCTGGTGGTAGGACCTGTAGGTGTGCCCATGACCATTACCCAGTCAATGTCACATACTGCGCCCCAGACCAGCACTGCCCAGCTGGAAGTAGACCCTGTCTGGATGGGCACACATGCTTCCCCTTGGAGAAGTTCTGTGACGGACATCCTGACTGCCCTGACACTTCAGATGAGAACT GTGTCGATCTCAAAGGGAAGTCTGTCAAGGCCAAAGCCCCAAACCAGCTTCCCAGTCCCAGCTTTCCTATACCTGCAGATCCTGGCTCCACCTCTCTGGACAATAGTTGGCTGGTGAGAAACCTGGAAGCCCAGCAGTGTAGTGAAAAGCACTGCAATGGGAATGGGGAGTGTGTGGAGACCAATGGGGGCATCTCCTGTGCCTGTGGTTTAGGCTACAGTGGCGACTCCTGTCAAAACCAGCTCACCAAGACTATGCAAGGCCCACTCATCTATGGGGCCATTGGCCTCTGTGCTGCAATTATTGTTATCAGTGTCCTCGCTGCGGTGGTTAAGAGGAAGATTGCAAACACAAG GATTGCCAACCCTGTTGCAAAGCAGACTAGTATGATTGAGCTGGAGAAGGGTGAAGGTTGTGAAGGAGCTTCACCTAACAGTGACTTTGCAGAG GAAGTGGTGTCTGTGGATTAA